The DNA segment GACCATTGAAACCCTCTCGATGGAAGCTAGGGAGAAATTAACGAAAATTCGTCCCTTAACTCTTGGCCAAGCGTCTCGTATTGGGGGAGTTAACCCCGCAGATATTAACGCTTTATTAGTCTATTTAGAAATGCGATCGCGTTATCATTCCCTATCAGCTTTATCAGAATAAGGAGACTAGAGTGACATAGAAGATATAACTTTTATCGTCTTTTAAATTATGGCAACAAAGGTAAGGGATGTGATTAAATTACTAGAAAAAGATGGCTGGTTTCTGGTTAATACAGTAGGAAGTCATCGACAATATGAACATCCCAGCAAAACAGGAAAAGTGACGGTTGCAGGAAAGTTAGGTGATGATGTAAGAAAAGGTACATTAGCTAGTATTCTTAGACAAGCAGGATTAAAATGATCAACAAATATTTGATTGTTCTCGAAAAAAGCGAAACCGGATTTTCTGCTTATTCACCTGATGTATTAGGGTGTATTGCTACAGGTGAAACCTTGGAAGAAACCACTAAAGAAATGGAATCTGCTTTAGCATTACATTTATCAGATATGGAAGAATTACCTCAAGCACGAGGAATTGATTCTTATTTAGAAGCATTACAAGATTCAGAAGGAGAAGAATTTTATTTGACTTTTATTTCAATTCCAGTTTCCCGTCAACTATCACCAAGATAAAGAATTAAACTTAAAGAACCATATTTTTCAGGAAATTAATAATTATATCCTCAAACCCTTAAGGGTTAAGCTATACAGACAAAACCCGCCTACGTGGGTTTAATTTAGCCTCCCTTCGGATGCTTAGTTTCTATATCAGGCTTCAGTCTGTCTGTCGGTATTGATTTAGCATAACAAGTTCGGTAGAACCAATTTCATTAATCAATTCCCTCTGGCACACGAATACTAACACGGCCTTCCGGAGTGACAATGATCTCTCCTCCTAATGCTTTAATTTCTGTTAGGGCCCTTTCTTGGGTTTTGGTATCAGCTGCCCCCGATAAAACCTGTGTCCAAGCACCAATTTGAGCAACTTTACTCTGGGGATTTTCCTCTAAAAATTTAACCGTTTCTCGCCTACGTTTGGCAGTATTTTGACTGCCCTCATCAGGATAAGTTTCCGCCCAATTAGCTGCCATTGTATTTGAGTTTTTCGCAGCTTCAATATCCCCTAAAAATAATAACTCATCTATCCCTTTATAAATCCACAGATAATAGGGAGGATAAACAGGAGAGATGACTTTACTCGGTGTCTCTTTTAAACTTTTTTCTAGATAAGCCACAGTTTTGTCAGGTTGCCCTGCAAAAATAGAAGTAGACACCGCAATTTTAAGATTCGCATCAACAAACCGAGGATCGCGCTCAACCACTAATTCAAAATAATCAGGACTCAAAGAATATCCTGTCTCACCACGAGCTTCTCCATCACCAAAATATTGAATAAAACGCAAATAAAACCAATCAGCTAATAAGTTATTAAACCCAATATTGGGAACCCCTTTATACACATCTAATTGAACTTTTTCCAGTTGTTCTTGTTTTTTATATTCGGCGGTAGTTAACTTTGCTTGGTTGGGGTTAAGGCGAGATTTTTGTAGCCAAATAACCCCCGTTAAACTTAAGGAAATAATAGCCAAGGTTCCTATCATTTTTCCTACCTGTTGTGGTGGCAATTGCAGCTTCATTGATAGTTTTTGGGAGTAAGACTAGAATTAAGAATATCAATTCTATCCTAGCTTAATCAATGCTTCATTGTCTGTGCTACTCAACAATTTGTTAATGTTTCTTAATGGCTGCCACTCCCTAATAAAAATAGACTAATCAGCGTCCCACTATTCCAAAGACTATGAACTAACATTGAGGAAAGAAGATTCCGCGATCGCGTATAAACAACTCCTAACACAATTCCTAAGATGGCTAAAGGTAGCACCTCTGATAAATTTAAGTGAGCAACCGCAAAGATTAGACTACTCACAATAATTGCTCCCCATACGGGAAAATACCGGGTTAAGGAAGGTAATAAAAAGCCTCGAAACATGATTTCTTCGTAGACAGGGGCTGCGATCGCTGCGGTAACGTAGAAAATCCCTAAAACCACATTATCTTGTGCTTCTAAGGCTAGAGAAAGCAAGGGGTTACTGCCTCCTTGTCCCTGCCAAATTTGTTGATTAATTAAGGAGACAATTACCACTAATGGTAAGGCGACTAAATAGCCAGAAATTCCCCAAACTATCCAGTTACTAAATAACTTAAATTGAAACCAATCTTTCGGTAAGGGAAAAAAGGGTTTAATCGAAAAATATAGTACCCCAATTCCGCCTAATGCCATAGAAAGATAGCTTGCTAATACATAGATAGCTTTTCCCCTTAAGTCAGCATGAGTAAGATCAATGTTTAAAAAACTAAATAAAATGGGAAGGACAATTTGTCCCACAAAAAAGAAACCAACGACTAAAACTTGCCAAAAAGTTTCGGCTGTCCAAGGCGTTTGCCAATTGAATTGTTGATCAATGGCTAAAATAGCATTCCCTTTTTTAATAAATAACTGAATTAGGAGAAAGACCAATAATCCAAAGCCAATTAATCCCCCTAATATGGGAATAAATGCTACTAAAGTGAGTTTAATAATAGCTTGACTAGCGATTTTTTGCTGTTGAGTTTGTAAGCTCATTAAGTTAGCTTGACTATCTTGCAGTTGATAAATTTTACTGAGGGCATAATCACGAAACCACCCTGTTAATTGATCTGTGATTATTGTTTCTGAATTTGCTAAGATTTGGGCATTAGAACTCCATAAATTAATTAAGACATCAGCCAACATTTGAGAAGAAAAAATAGAGTTATTTCCCTTCTGGTTTGGGCCTATATTTTCCCAGGTTTCTAAGGCAAGTTGAACCTTTCCTTGATGAGCTTCAAGTAGACCTATTTTTAAGGCTAATTTATTGATTTCTTCAGCTTGTTTTTGAATTTCTAATTGTGATTTTTCTTGATCGGTAGACAGAGAGAGAATAGGGTTTAAATTGCTGTTAACATCTTCTTCTAAAGTCACAGATGGAGAATTTAGACTGTTTAAATGAGCTTCTAATCTGCCTAAATTCTTTTGCGAAAGTTGACGAGCTTCTTGATATTGCCTCAATGCTAATTGATAAGTATTTTTGCCTAATATAGCTTCTCTAATTTGGGCAAAGTCAGCGAGATTATCTCCAGAAAATTCTGACGCTTGAAGAACTAAATTAGTTTGATATAATTGTAAGTTTGATTGAATTTGTGGTTGATTAATACTCCCAATAATTGAGAAGAATAAAGGAATCACTGAAACAATAGTGATGACTATTAAGATTAATCGTTTTGTTGTCATTAAAAATCCTCGATTTTGTTAGTGATTTTCAGAGGTTGAAACCAAAATAAATCCTTCTGCTTTCCCTAATATTTTAGCATTAGATAGTGGTAAATTTTTCAAGCTATTTTGATCGAGAAGAAGATAAGAAGAGCTTAAAGCTAATTTTTCTAATGCGCTTTGATCTTGAGCAAGCACTTGGCGATCACTATAAAAATCTAAACTAGGACGACTGTAAGCAAATGAGGTATAAATGATTGTATTGGCTGGAGTATGCTGTTTAATTAAAGTAGCTACAGGTTTCACGGGAAATGCTTCATTTAATTCCCAAATCCACGACTGAGAGGTCATAAATATTCCCAGACTCATATATAAACCGATGATTAAAATTATAACAAAATCAGGAAAACTTTTGCGGATTTTTTGCCAAGATAATAAGAAAGTAAAGAAAACAATAAAACCAGTGATGATTAAACTAATTTCTTTTCCTTCTATCAATAAGTAAATTGCCCCGAATAATGAAGCAATACTGGCAAGAAAAAAGCCAAATATTAAACCGCTAGGAGAGGATTTATGCTCTTGCCAAAACTGAGATAAATAAGCACCAATTCCTAGGGCAAGAAAGGGATAAATTGGCATAATATACCAAGGAAGTTTCGTTCCCATCAGGGTAATAATTGCCAGAAATAGACAAAATCCGGTTAATACTAATTTCGCCCAAGATTGTTGTTTTTGTCGCCAAGCTAATATTAAACTTCCAGGTAAAAAGAGTAACCAAGGAAAACTATATTTAATCAATTCAAGTCCATAATACCAAAAAGAACCGCTATTTCCTTCTACTGCAGTTGCAAGACGATCAAAATTTTGTTGAAGAAAGTGAACTTGAATAAAGATATCTCCATAGTGATTAATTTGTATACAATACCAAATAAATACTGGCATAAATCCGAGGCATATTCCTAACCATAAAGCTGGATTTTTTAGATAGTTTGCAGGTTTATCTAGGAGTATATATACCCCTATAATAGCACCTAAAGCAATAACTAAAGTGCCTTTACTTAAGGCAATTAATCCTAAGCCAATACCATAACCAATGGCCCATCTAGGGTGTTTTCGAGATTTTACTAAACAGAGAATAGAAAAGATTAAAAAGGTGTTAATTATTCCATCTATCATCCCTAAGCGTCCATGACGAATAACAGGTAACAATGTTAGATAAACTAAACTACTTAAAATGGCTGGTAGTTGCTGAGAAAAGATATTTTTACCGACTAAATATAACAAAGGAACCCCAAATGCTGTTAGCAATGCACAGGGAAAACGAGTCGTAAATTCACTAATTCCTCCTAATTGATAGCTGAGGTTAATTAACCAAATAATTAAGGGGGGTTTTAAGAGAAAAGGTTGGCCATAATAAGTTAAATAAAGCCAATTTTCTGTTTTAAACATATCCTTAGCAACTGTTCCATAGTAACCTTCATCCCAGTCTCTTAAGGGTAAATTGCCTAAGCCAATAAACCAGAGAAATAATGCTAAAATCAATAAGATAAAGAAACAGAAATAGGTGCTTTTCAACGGATAACTTAAATCGAATTTATTCATTATTTTTTGGGAGTAATGAAGTAAAGATAATATTTCTCATTGTAGATAAATGCTTTTCTAAAACTTGCTAATAATTTAATATTTAGCTCAAAAAGAGGTTGATGAAATTCTCTATTTATAATTAATAAAATAGGTTTGTTTTGTTGATTAATTAACTGATTTATCTCTAGCATTAAATCAGAATCACTGATTAATTTTCTTTCTTGAGTAAATAAGACATAACTAGCTAAGCTTTGAGTTTCTGGATAGTAAATTTTTTGATTAAGATAACCACTAATGGGAGAGACAGCAAAATCTTCGGTTCCGATCATTAAATTGGTTGTTAAGTTGTTTTCTTGAATAAATTTTGCCGTTGCTTTACTTGCTGAGTAAGGGGTAATTAAATCTCGACTAAAAGCCACAATTCCTGCGATGACTTGTAACCATAATATTATCATAATTAAAGTTTGTTTATGAAGTTCAACAAATTTAAACCATTTTAGCCACATTCTTGAAAATTGGGCAGGAAGTTTGGCTAAATATTTAACAATTACATCAGAGTCAGGATAATAATAAGCGATCCACAGGGCGGTAATTAGGATAATATATAAATGCCCATAGTGTCTCTGAGAACCTAAAAACTTAAGATATGTAAAGAGAAGAATTTGTAAACTTCCCATGAGATAAAAACATAAAGCAATTGGTTTTTTGATGAGAATAGTAATTGCAAATCCGAATAACCCTAAAGAAAGAAAAGAAAAAAGAATAAGATCAGTGGGTTTAGAATCACTCGGAATAAGCACTAAAATATAGCTTCTCCAAATTCTTGTAATCGTTTGAGTAAGTCGGTTAAAATCAAACTGAAATAACCATTGATCAGCCCCTCCTTGTAAGGTACTATCTCCAGGAGGTAATAACATAAATACAGATATAATGATACCTATACCCAATAATATCAAAGCGTAAACAAGATTATAAATATTAGCTTTAGTCTCATAATTTAGCTTGTTTTTAAAAGCATACTCAATCATTAATGTCAATGCTAATGCTAGTGAAATTAGCAAACAATAAGCATTCGTATTCGCCATTAAAGCTAGAATCAAAGCTAAAAGCAAATAACTTTTATAACGACTGGGAAAAAAGACGCAAAAAAGAAATACAAATAAAATGCCAATAGAGTAATTACGACTAATCAAAGAATATTCATAGAGGGGAAGATAGCCAAAAAGAAACAAAATTTTTTGTAGTCTTTTAAAAGGAGCAAATAGCATAAATAAAGCGAAAGCCCCCGTTGCAATTAACCAATGAAAAATTTGCATAGCGAGGGGATTAGGAGTTAATTGATTAAGTATCCATAGACAAAGATACCAAAGCAAAGGATGTCCTTCATACTTAATATTGTGAAAAAAATCAACAAAAGAAACACTATCTCTGGCAATTAACCAACCATTTAATTCATCACGCCACATGGCATGATTTAAAGTACCTATTAAGATAATAATAGCAAATAAAGCCAGAAAACTCAGCTCAAAAATTTTATTTTGTTTGAGTTTAAAATAAGACAACATAGAAAATTTTAGCTGTTGTAAAATCATTAATGTTTTAAAATATCAAGAAAAATCTAACAACTTAAAAAACAAGTGATGAGAAAGCTCCAATAGCCTGTAATCTAGAAATTAAATAGAGCCTAGAGAGGATAGAAAGATTGGCTACTCGCGTTATTATAGTGCGTCATGGACAAAGCAGCTACAATGCTCAAAAGAGAATCCAAGGTCGTAGTGACGAATCTGTTGTCACAGAACAAGGTCGTCAGGATGCTCAAAACGTTGGTCATACCCTCAGTTCCCTTCCCATTGATGCTATTTATTGTAGTCCCTTACAACGGGCAAAAACCACTGCTGAGATTATCCAAAACTGCTTTATTAAAGCACCCAGTTTATCCCCCAGTGAGCAACTTAAAGAAATTGACCTTCCCCTTTGGGAAAATTTGCATAAACAGGAAGTCATTGCCAAATTTCCTACAGACTATCAATGCTGGAAAGAAAGACCTCATGAATTTAAAATGGTCATTGCCAGCCCTGAAGGACAAAAAGACCATTTTCCTGTCATTTCCTTATACAAACAAGCCCAAGAATTTTGGCAAAATCTCCTAGCTAAACATTCAGGAGAAACCATTTTAATTGTGGCCCATAATGGCATTAACCGCTGTTTAATTATGAGTGCCATTGGTATTCCTCCCTCTCATTATCATCGGATTCAACAGTCTAATTGTTGTATTAATGTGTTAAATTTTACGGGTAATTGGGGCGAAACCGTCCAACTGGAATCCCTCAATCAAACCTCCCATTTAGGCATTCCCATTCCTCCAACCCGTGCCGAAAATAATCGATTAAGGTTATTATTTATTCGTCATGGGGAAACCCAGTGGAACCGAGAATCTCGCTTT comes from the Crocosphaera sp. UHCC 0190 genome and includes:
- a CDS encoding type II toxin-antitoxin system HicA family toxin, with amino-acid sequence MATKVRDVIKLLEKDGWFLVNTVGSHRQYEHPSKTGKVTVAGKLGDDVRKGTLASILRQAGLK
- a CDS encoding type II toxin-antitoxin system HicB family antitoxin; translated protein: MINKYLIVLEKSETGFSAYSPDVLGCIATGETLEETTKEMESALALHLSDMEELPQARGIDSYLEALQDSEGEEFYLTFISIPVSRQLSPR
- a CDS encoding CPBP family intramembrane glutamic endopeptidase, with the protein product MTTKRLILIVITIVSVIPLFFSIIGSINQPQIQSNLQLYQTNLVLQASEFSGDNLADFAQIREAILGKNTYQLALRQYQEARQLSQKNLGRLEAHLNSLNSPSVTLEEDVNSNLNPILSLSTDQEKSQLEIQKQAEEINKLALKIGLLEAHQGKVQLALETWENIGPNQKGNNSIFSSQMLADVLINLWSSNAQILANSETIITDQLTGWFRDYALSKIYQLQDSQANLMSLQTQQQKIASQAIIKLTLVAFIPILGGLIGFGLLVFLLIQLFIKKGNAILAIDQQFNWQTPWTAETFWQVLVVGFFFVGQIVLPILFSFLNIDLTHADLRGKAIYVLASYLSMALGGIGVLYFSIKPFFPLPKDWFQFKLFSNWIVWGISGYLVALPLVVIVSLINQQIWQGQGGSNPLLSLALEAQDNVVLGIFYVTAAIAAPVYEEIMFRGFLLPSLTRYFPVWGAIIVSSLIFAVAHLNLSEVLPLAILGIVLGVVYTRSRNLLSSMLVHSLWNSGTLISLFLLGSGSH
- a CDS encoding glycosyltransferase family 39 protein, translating into MNKFDLSYPLKSTYFCFFILLILALFLWFIGLGNLPLRDWDEGYYGTVAKDMFKTENWLYLTYYGQPFLLKPPLIIWLINLSYQLGGISEFTTRFPCALLTAFGVPLLYLVGKNIFSQQLPAILSSLVYLTLLPVIRHGRLGMIDGIINTFLIFSILCLVKSRKHPRWAIGYGIGLGLIALSKGTLVIALGAIIGVYILLDKPANYLKNPALWLGICLGFMPVFIWYCIQINHYGDIFIQVHFLQQNFDRLATAVEGNSGSFWYYGLELIKYSFPWLLFLPGSLILAWRQKQQSWAKLVLTGFCLFLAIITLMGTKLPWYIMPIYPFLALGIGAYLSQFWQEHKSSPSGLIFGFFLASIASLFGAIYLLIEGKEISLIITGFIVFFTFLLSWQKIRKSFPDFVIILIIGLYMSLGIFMTSQSWIWELNEAFPVKPVATLIKQHTPANTIIYTSFAYSRPSLDFYSDRQVLAQDQSALEKLALSSSYLLLDQNSLKNLPLSNAKILGKAEGFILVSTSENH
- a CDS encoding histidine phosphatase family protein — protein: MATRVIIVRHGQSSYNAQKRIQGRSDESVVTEQGRQDAQNVGHTLSSLPIDAIYCSPLQRAKTTAEIIQNCFIKAPSLSPSEQLKEIDLPLWENLHKQEVIAKFPTDYQCWKERPHEFKMVIASPEGQKDHFPVISLYKQAQEFWQNLLAKHSGETILIVAHNGINRCLIMSAIGIPPSHYHRIQQSNCCINVLNFTGNWGETVQLESLNQTSHLGIPIPPTRAENNRLRLLFIRHGETQWNRESRFQGIRDIPLNDNGKQQGQKAADFLKDVTLNFGVSSPLLRPKETAELILQYHPDLTLDLRPQLTEICHGLWEGKLESEIETEFPGLLQEWKDAPETVQMPEGENLQQVWDRAVACWQEIVKDYSNSSHPQTGIVVAHDAINKVILCDLLGLQPANFWNIKQGNGGVSVIDYPQGIEGPPVLQAINLTTHLGAGVFDKTAAGAL